The following are from one region of the Nicotiana tabacum cultivar K326 chromosome 3, ASM71507v2, whole genome shotgun sequence genome:
- the LOC142176397 gene encoding secreted RxLR effector protein 161-like produces MTFLNDDLEEEIYMSQLEGFVIQEQENKMIGSDCVIICLYVDDMLIFGPNVNIVNETKNFFSSKFKMEDLEEAYHTLEKNEESSITQTKYAKIIGSVIFLMNYTRPDIAYVVSRLSRYTHNPSSTHWNALHCLLRYLREGFCDANWVTDNDKVSSTSGYVFTLRAGAISWKSSKQNCIARSTMESEFIALELAGQEAKWLKNLLADMPLW; encoded by the exons atgACTTTTCTTAATGATGATTTAGAAGAAGAGATCTATATGTCTCAACTTGAGGGATTTGTGATCCAAGAACAGGAGAATAAA ATGATAGGATCAGATTGTGTTATTATATGTCtctatgtggatgacatgttaatcttTGGCCCTAATGTGAATATTGTTAATGAGACTAAgaactttttttcttctaaatttaAAATGGAAGATCTTGAAGAAGCATAT CATACACTTGAAAAGAATGAGGAATCTAGTATTACTCAAACTAAGTATGCAAAGATAATTGGTAGTGTAATATTTCTCATGAATTATACACGACCTGATATTGCTTATGTTGTTAGTAGATTAAGTAGATATACTCACAACCCTAGTAGTACACACTGGAATGCTCTTCATTGTTTGCTAAGGTACTTGAGAG AAGGATTTTGTGATGCAAACTGGGTTACTGACAATGATAAAGTTAGCTCAACTAGtggctatgtgtttactttgcgTGCAGGTGCTATTTCATGGAAGTCTTCAAAACAGAATTGTATAGCACGATCTACTATGGAGTCTGAATTCATTGCTCTTGAGTTGGCAGGGCAAGAAGCCAAGTGGTTGAAAAACTTATTGGCAGACATGCCTTTGTGGTGA